The Perca fluviatilis chromosome 18, GENO_Pfluv_1.0, whole genome shotgun sequence genomic interval acctttaacgtTGAACCCTGCAGATTAACAGAAAAAACCTGTGTTGGTGATCACTGATCGGgctcttttaacccttgtgttgtccttcgggtcccagtgacccaaaggacaacacaaggattatgtacttccgtttactttgttgagaattgctctctaaacaagggttaatacagcaccttagttcttgtttgtacagcattttggtcagcttaaactgtgtttaaatgtgttctagaaataaactttacttacttaacaagaaacagggtttagagagcaattctcaacaaagtaaagggaggtacataatccttgtgttgtccttcgggtcactgggacccgaaggaccacacaagggttaagtctcTCTACATACGTATGAATCAAAATGTAAAGTTCACACAGAAAAcgagaaaaacacacaaccacagctgcccgtTGTCACGACAGCGGCGATGTTGTTACGTCATCTTTATTTGTAGAAAAGGCACACACGGAATCAGAGAGAGTTGTGACCGTGAATTCAACGCCAGTAAACCACAGACGAGAAGAGAAAAGCTTTTAGTTTAACCACCATCGTTGTCATCGTGATGTTAATCTTCATCCCAGTTTGCACACGGCACTGTGTGAGACTGTACGGGTGTTGCAGGTCAGTCGCAcaatttttattctttttgtttacaaaaagtTAGTTTAGTTACAGTGAAATCAGTGAAATGATTATCTCAGAGGCCGACTTTGGTTCATCGCTGTTTGTCCCATAGGCTCTTTGGTTTTACTACAGCTTCTTACTAAGGGATTAGTCTTtaggcagtggtgtagtctacgtgatacacaggtatacacagtatacccactaagaaagctccaggatttccatatacccacttaaaaatgcccaatgacacgcaacgaCATACCTTTTTTACTATATTTttgatacagtacagtatacccactacaatacattagactacaccactggttttAGGAACCTTGCTGTGGTGTTTGTTCTCAGTGTAGATTTCAGGGGAGATGCAGGGGATATGTTGTCGTAGATTGTCGTCGAGGTAGATTTATGCCCCCTTagccctcatgttgtcctcgggtcaaatctgacctgttttcatagtttttttgaGAACAGAAAATATATATGTTGACATAAccgctgaaaatgtaaaaaaaaaacaaccaaacgttaggaaaagcaacaaaagcaatgacattttttttcaaaaacactgaaagaagACCTACACACTTTagaaaagcgccaaaaacttaaaaaaaatatataaaaagtgcccaaaacattgaaaaagtcacaacatcaggaaaaagccataaaaatgttgaaaaaagtgaccaaaacgttggaaaaaccCCCCACAAAAAAGCAACTTAAacaacaaaagttttttttcttcatggtgaacgggaagacaacacaagggttaaaaaaatatgaaagacaacccactcCCTAAAAGAGGTAACGGTCACTGTTCAGGGGGCTCAAAACATGTTCGCAGGGCTTTAAATCAACTTTTTGGATCACCAGCCAACACGGCTAGTAGATTTTTAAAgataccagccaatcagattctcCACTAGCcacgttttagtttttttgtactAACTAACTTTACTTTAATTTCAGCGAATACGGTTTGTTCCACACCGCTCTCTGCCATTTGTCCTCTCCGTTTCAGCGTAGCTCGAAATCGCTAGTCACCTAGCCAACGTACAAGCAGTGTTTCCAGATAAGGAATATGTTTCCGAGCCAAACGCACCAGCCTGTTCTCTGACTTTTAGCGTCAGTAACAAACATCAAagacacctgaccaagcgtctctTTCTGCCGTGATGGGAGGGAGAATACGTTGCGTTATCGCTTATTttccctcatatcgtgcagccctacttttgacttttgaaCATCAGAACTGAAATACatgaattaattttttttgacatccGTCCCTAACCCTCTTCCGTAACAGAACCAGTTCCTTAAACCcgtgtgttgtcttcctgtcgaccatgaaCTGTTGTTCCTGTTGTCCATCCAGGTCAAAAGTGAAATTgaatttttggtgcttttttttcagcattttgggctctttttgtatgctttttgacactttttaaaacgtttttgtcacctttttcaacatttagttttaaattcatggtcaataaacctaatttatatgacattaaaCCTAattttttgagttaaaaagacagaaatgaTTAATTATTTTGAGTTAAGAttagaggatgttgagtgaatcacagactacAGAATactgtatgggttccatacaacgtacatccatgcatccatgttatttctgggcattttggttgaaagaaacccatatttctgatataaaaactttgaaaacgggtcagatttgacccgagtACAACACAGGGGTTAAGGCCTCTTTCCAGTCGCCGCACCCGACCTGTCGcgcgccaatgtgacgtcaaaatgacgtagatctcgctggcgtGCCAGGATTTAAAGTGCGCGACCAGAGGTCTATTTTTTCCAGCGGCGCgcaacaaagcggaaacaggaagcctggacgagttcgccgacaacgtgctgccaggactctcagagcgactgcaggtctctctggtaaactcaccgggttaagatgagttcttttatggtgaatgaaaggctcgatcccaccaagtagctcGTCCAATCagatcgaagcattgacggcaacgctgctgccagttctgccgttgtttaccttcttcttcttctcctagtccgtagaaagagcaacgttggtagcctttcctcattagcgccacctctgttcaggagaagactgcagctagtgtcGCGAGCACCACGAGCGCGGGTAGAAACAGTCACGGCGCTCCCGTGACGTCACACTGGCGCGCGACCGGTCGGGTACGGCGAGTACACCGGACGCATTAAGCGAGGGTTATAAGTAATTAGTTGGCTGGTGATGTTAAAACAGTTTGAGGGTTAGTCAACGGTCAGAAAGCTCCGACCTCGGTTCCCCACGGTCTGTAGGGCTTACTGCTGCGAGGGGTCTGggccgaggaggaggaagaggaagaggaagaggaagaagagatggGAGGACTGGTGGCGGTGGCGGCGGCGACGGTGGTGGcggcggaggaggaggggaaggaggCAGGAGGCAGCATGGGGAATCCTGCGTGGATGATGGGAAACGACGCCGAGAGGGACAGGAGGGAGGTGGTCAGAGGGGtgtgggaggaggaagaggaggaggaggaggagaaggaggaagtggTGGAGTCTACGTGGCTGCGCTGGGACGCCTCCGCCAGCCTCTGGGGGTCCGAAGAAACGCACAGCCCGCTCAGTCCGTACGCCGGAGGCCGGAACGCGGCAGCAGCGGCGACAGCAGCCCAGTGGTGGGGGTGGAAGGGGTGAGTTAACGGGTGAGGCTGCTGCTGGaggtggtgggggtggtggtggtgggaggggtggggggagtAGGAGGTGATGGCGAGGGCAGCGGCGTCTCGCTGCGAGGAGCAGGAGGCGAGGTGGGAGAGGAGGCGGGACCGCAGGGGGTCGCTGGAGTCCAGGCCCTCGGCGGCGCTCAGGTAGCGGGAAACCTCAGTCACACACTCCCGGAAACCCAGAGACAGGAAGTCCAGCGCCAGGGCGTGGGCGTCAAAATAACCtgcagagagggggagggagagggggagggggagggagggagagagagagagagagagagagagagagagagagagagaggagagagggagggagggagggagggagagagagagagagacagagagacagacagagagagagacagagagacagacagagagagagagagagacagggagccagagaaacagacagagagagagagagagagagagagagagagagagggagggagagagagagagagagagggagccagagagacagacagagagagagagggagggagggagagagagagcaaatatGGTGAATTAGATCAGAAAGGACTTCAGTCTGAGTCtggatagtctcgctttgccagaccgtcctccacagcgctgcggaggaaggtctggctagtccacacagcattcctgtggttttcttcttcacataggctaaataaaagggatttccaccataaattggggcataaaagtgtatctgaatacaggaaatgaagtcgttgatgctcaaaataaccctgggggaggacagacAGCCCccccacactttttttttttcagtattagGACAGATTGCGCTTCTGTGGGTCGGATTAGAGGGGAGGAACAAACGACCGATGTGGTTGGTTGGTTTGGAGGTCTTGTCGGATTATAATAGTGCAACATTCTGCTTCATTGTGTTGAGAtacatcacattacattacattacattacattacattactacatgtcatttagctgaagcttttatccaaagagacttacaattgctatatatgtcagaggtcgcacgtcTCTGGAGcagctaggggttaagtgtcttgctcagggacacgttggttgatgggggaaaaaaaacccgcttggtgacaaaagtgacaaaaaattcaaataagttacaaacataaaaaagaaaagtggcaaaatctttaaaaaaagaaacataaacTCTCCCTTTTATTATAAAAGCCTCGAAACATTTGCAGACTGCTGCTGCTAAAACCCAAACAAACGCTGCAGAGAGACGGCCTGTGAACGCAGCCGATACTGACctcgccccccctccccctccccgcTGGCTTCATGAAAGCAAACAGCGCTGCTCAGGGTCAAGTGGTGCTTTTATCCCTGCAGCGCTTTCCCATGGACTCACCacctccctctgacacacacacacacacacacacacacacagacacacagacacatagagagacacacacacagagacagacagacacacacagagacagacagacacacacacacacacacacacacacacacacacacacacacacacacacacagagacacacacacatagagagacacacacacacacacacacacacacacacacacacacacacacacacacacacacacacacacacacacacacacacagacacatagagagacacacacacagagagacagacagacacacacagagacagacagacacacacacacacacacacacacacacacagagacacacacaatagagagacacacacacacacacacacacacacacacacacacacacacacacacacaaagagacacacacacacagagacacacacacacacacacacagttacacacacacacacacagacacacacatacagacacacacacacacacacacacacacacacacacacacacacacacacacacacacacacacacacacacagacacacacacacacacacacacacacacacacacacacacacacacacacacacacacactgatgctcCGACACACCAGACTGACTTCAAAAACACTCTGAGCCTGACTGTATTTTAGTAATAAAATACTGTGAAGAAGGTCCCATTAGAGACCGACCAGTGGAGAAATAGCTCTGTGTTTCAGGCCCCTTCAGATCAGGGCTGCTAAGACTACTTTTATATTAGATTAGTtggcaacacacacagaaaaataatcaatacTCAATAATCAAACTTCTATGATTGAAgctttttaaaggtgctgtaggtaggattgtgaagatccaggacttagccaaataATGTGAACATTgaaaacttctcagtccctccccccctttctgctaaagcccaaaacggtctccaaagcccctcccccccacaagggagaatgaatgcgtgtgcatgagcagtgattgacacgcagtgaaacacccccccctggccctgattggtgcatctgaacagggagcggtgtatttttgcaaatcacactccaggctgtaggtggagccagaggagctggatttattttaatgacctgcttcatgtagttctactggaacatagggtcagtttcagcagatatgacagaaagttagttttataagacttacctactgcacctttaaatgtgaatatgttctagtgtgttctctcctctgggacagtaaactgaatatctttgagttgtggtgttttgtccacaactcaaagacagACATGTGAGGACGTcttcttgggctttttgggaaacactgatccacatttttcacctttttctgactttttagagaccaaacaactcatccattcatccagaaaataatcaacagattaatggacaatgaaaataatggttagttgcCACCCTGACGACAAATTGAGAATATGTCTGATAAGAAAATCGGAAACTACCTATGATAACGTTTGCTGTAAATGCATCTGGTGTTGTTGTCAAAGTTTCTTACTGGCGCCGCGACTGAGCAGAACTTTGCTGTGTTTAAAAGCGCTCCCGCTTCTCAAATCTCTCTCTTCTGtgcaggatgtgtgtgtgaacgGTGTTGTCTGATAGTCCAGACAGTAGGACAAGGTTCATTATGTGGTTACCTTTCCCTCCAGTGGCCTGCAGCACCTTCAGGTGGTCCACAGTCATCTGCAGAATCTCGGCCTTCTCCAGTTTAGCTGAGCCCTGatgaaaacaaacccatgttaAGTTAAAGCAGGAAGcacctagcctagaaatctagacacagccagggtcagtctagcaactctccgttggcttgcaagctggaaaaaccaaactctagtcaggccaatcacatcgtgtatagagtcggtgggcggggcttaacataatgacggcagacttggagttcagcttttctttgagaaaagaacaaagaacggcactgaagtcattcttaaaaaaggaagatgtgttcggagttacGTCaccttctttgttgctctgattggttgtattACATGCAGAGGgattttgaaagacaaccgtttatcccgcccctcggactgagccctgccaatggtgagttcccagacccaacatctggatgtggggctggcttgtcaggctaggaaGCAGCTGAACTTGTCCAACAGCAGCTCGTCGTCATAAGAGTTACAGCTAACGGAGGCTGCTTTCACACCTCCGCACTTTGGTCCGTTTTAACCGAAACCCTGGACGTTttgaaagcatcaaaaatgtatttcttcagggctgtagtcaagtccacctgTGACACGCTCCAAATCACTTCAACTACTTTCAAATAATCACCCCTGTACCAGCTAGCCCACTGGTGCTCAAGCTTTTTTTACTAATGTCCCCCCTTTGaacagttattttaagccatgtaccccccCTCAGCGCaaatcatttttggtagaaaaaagaaaagtctctATGAAGAGGAAGAATccagcgatgtcagcgatagatttactaaacaacagccttggacctggaaaacGTTTAAATGATGatggaaaaaggagacaaaaacctggaaaaagacggtagaaagaaggaaggaaggcaagaataggtcgaaaatagtaataaaaactacgaaaaaaacaaaaaacagtacaaagatggaaggcaacactagggcgacaaaagggacaaaaaattcaaataagtgacaaacttccaaaaaagtgaaaaaaaactttgaaacaagttctggtgtttcctcctctcattccccctgctctggcgttcccccctctcatcgTTTTGGTTGGTAATCTGCGGGGttgattgggtcttatcggtcaCAGCGTCTCGTATACGCACCACTACGCTGCTCTCGTGTCCGGTTTCGCCACTTTAATTGATTATAGTGGAAGCCTAGTTCGTGACATCCGCTCCGCATGCTACGCATGCAAAGTAGCCGGTCcgttagtttaaacagagattagttcttctactggagccaAAAACACTTGGCGTGCACAGAGATCGCTTTAAAACCCAAACGTAGcggtgtaaatgtagccttaaaGGAGAGAATTGGTTCTGTTTGGATCCCGATGAAGCTCATGTG includes:
- the hey2 gene encoding hairy/enhancer-of-split related with YRPW motif protein 2 — its product is MKRPCEDSSSAESDAEETIDVGRESISPGHMKTSFMGFGSPTTTTQVMARKKRRGIIEKRRRDRINNSLSELRRLVPTAFEKQGSAKLEKAEILQMTVDHLKVLQATGGKGYFDAHALALDFLSLGFRECVTEVSRYLSAAEGLDSSDPLRSRLLSHLASCSSQRDAAALAITSYSPHPSHHHHPHHLQQQPHPLTHPFHPHHWAAVAAAAAFRPPAYGLSGLCVSSDPQRLAEASQRSHVDSTTSSFSSSSSSSSSHTPLTTSLLSLSASFPIIHAGFPMLPPASFPSSSAATTVAAATATSPPISSSSSSSSSSSSAQTPRSSKPYRPWGTEVGAF